A part of Gossypium hirsutum isolate 1008001.06 chromosome A07, Gossypium_hirsutum_v2.1, whole genome shotgun sequence genomic DNA contains:
- the LOC107887341 gene encoding E3 ubiquitin-protein ligase At3g02290: MGSFCCCLRADDSEDYTNSNNNVRRHCLCLTCFVQNFLHMYATLFQRRDSVPSSILGTAYVNSPASLYSSLTDVYESTIRSLPYDGETRHCRLQREGLVSRREKGSSHSQEDSKSLRGADDADSETFSTGEKWNSFEQGSTERQSKSSQNHSSAKSQVGVGYTYWSAEEEDVCPTCLEEYTPENPKIVAKCSHHFHLSCIYEWMERSENCPVCGKVMVFDETT; this comes from the exons ATGGGTTCTTTTTGTTGCTGCTTACGTGCTGACGATTCCGAGGATTATACGAATTCAAACAACAATGTTCGTAGACATTGTTTATGCCTCACTTGTTTCGTTCAAAATTTCCTTCACATG TATGCCACGTTATTTCAAAGGAGAGATTCTGTACCTTCATCAATTCTAGGGACGGCATATGTGAATTCTCCTGCATCACTATACAGTTCGCTTACTGACGTTTACGAGTCTACTATAAGGTCTTTGCCTTATGATGGCGAGACTAGACATTGTCGTTTACAGCGTGAAGGTCTTGTTTCGAGACGTGAGAAAGGTTCGAGTCATTCACAAGAAGATTCAAAGTCTTTAAGAGGTGCAGACGATGCAGATTCGGAAACGTTTAGTACAGGAGAGAAATGGAATTCTTTTGAACAAGGCTCGACAGAGAGGCAATCTAAATCCTCACAAAATCACTCATCGGCAAAATCACAAGTCGGAGTTGGGTACACTTATTGGTCAGCGGAAGAAGAGGATGTCTGTCCAACATGTCTCGAAG AATATACTCCAGAGAATCCCAAGATCGTAGCAAAATGTTCCCACCATTTCCATCTCAGTTGCATTTACGAATGGATGGAGAGAAGTGAAAACTGCCCAGTCTGTGGCAAG